One segment of Candidatus Poribacteria bacterium DNA contains the following:
- a CDS encoding aldo/keto reductase codes for MEKRILGRTGLEVSVLGMGGLFVSTAGGRNRADGRNAIRRALELGVNYVDTAPSYGNSEEVVGEALGGVLQPHYLSTKIGGRPQPFDPKDKHLLRQSVEESLRLLKRDTIDILMVHEPDRPGQYDWWTSHETFDGPVCELLAELKAEGIVRFTGLGGTTAHQLPAIMATGVYDVVLAAQNYSLLWREAAISIFPEAKRQNMGIVIGAPLQQGALSRRHAEVETGAWWLSRPRQEQFRALYRFLDEIELSLPEAGIRMVISNPDISTVLVGARSVEEVEQNVRAVEAGPLPSEVLERLQEIADMVPFRPFEEPHSLAFGREWNGPGYAR; via the coding sequence ATGGAGAAGCGAATTCTCGGACGGACAGGACTTGAAGTGAGCGTTTTAGGGATGGGTGGACTCTTTGTCTCAACCGCTGGCGGTAGGAATCGTGCTGACGGACGTAACGCTATTCGTCGCGCCCTGGAACTCGGTGTCAATTACGTCGATACCGCACCGAGTTACGGTAACAGTGAAGAGGTTGTCGGGGAAGCTTTGGGTGGCGTGCTTCAACCGCACTATCTTTCCACGAAAATCGGTGGTAGACCGCAACCCTTTGATCCAAAGGATAAACACCTCTTGCGTCAGTCGGTTGAAGAGAGTCTACGCCTACTGAAAAGGGACACCATCGATATTTTGATGGTGCATGAACCCGATCGTCCCGGACAATACGATTGGTGGACAAGCCACGAGACCTTTGATGGACCCGTTTGTGAATTGTTAGCGGAACTCAAAGCGGAGGGAATTGTCCGTTTCACGGGATTAGGCGGCACAACCGCGCATCAACTCCCCGCAATTATGGCAACAGGTGTCTACGATGTCGTGCTGGCGGCGCAGAACTACAGTCTGCTCTGGCGTGAAGCGGCAATCTCAATTTTTCCAGAAGCGAAACGACAGAATATGGGAATCGTCATCGGTGCGCCGTTACAACAGGGGGCATTGTCACGCCGCCACGCCGAAGTAGAGACGGGGGCATGGTGGCTGAGCCGTCCGCGTCAGGAACAGTTCAGAGCACTCTACCGGTTTTTGGATGAAATCGAACTCTCGCTGCCAGAGGCAGGGATCCGTATGGTCATATCCAATCCCGATATTTCTACCGTGCTGGTCGGGGCGAGATCTGTGGAGGAGGTTGAACAGAATGTGCGTGCTGTTGAAGCCGGTCCGTTACCTTCGGAGGTATTAGAACGGCTTCAGGAGATCGCGGATATGGTGCCGTTTCGACCCTTTGAGGAGCCCCATAGTTTGGCATTTGGTAGGGAATGGAACGGTCCAGGGTACGCACGGTGA
- a CDS encoding HAD-IA family hydrolase gives MLSQLKPPVRTIIFDFDYTLVDSAQGTIDGVNFAFEEMGLPIASDDVVRRTIGLSLPDILTALAGNAYAKYVDEFTRLFFQRADETMVALAEFYAEVPQTVKALRGCGIQLAIVSQKTRRYIQPILEKENLLEEFEVIVGGGDAAFKPDPEGLRLAVAQTGSVPANCLYVGDSVTDAETARRADIAFIAVLSGVTPRAAFEAYDVYAILEDVSGILGLECLTKPQLLL, from the coding sequence ATTTTGAGCCAATTGAAACCACCCGTCCGAACAATCATATTCGATTTTGACTATACGTTGGTAGACTCCGCACAGGGAACAATTGACGGGGTCAACTTTGCGTTCGAAGAAATGGGTTTGCCGATCGCTTCCGATGACGTCGTGCGTCGGACAATCGGCTTGTCGCTACCGGATATACTGACAGCGTTAGCAGGGAACGCATACGCCAAGTATGTCGACGAATTTACGCGGTTGTTTTTTCAGCGTGCCGATGAGACAATGGTTGCGTTGGCGGAGTTTTATGCAGAGGTGCCACAGACGGTAAAGGCGTTACGGGGGTGTGGTATTCAACTCGCCATCGTTTCTCAGAAAACGCGTCGTTATATTCAGCCGATTCTTGAGAAAGAGAACCTATTGGAGGAATTTGAAGTTATCGTTGGTGGCGGGGACGCAGCCTTTAAGCCCGATCCTGAAGGTTTGCGGCTGGCGGTTGCCCAAACGGGTAGCGTTCCCGCAAATTGTCTCTACGTCGGAGACAGTGTGACGGATGCTGAAACTGCGCGACGTGCGGATATTGCGTTTATCGCTGTGCTATCGGGCGTCACGCCACGCGCGGCTTTCGAGGCTTACGACGTTTATGCGATTCTTGAAGATGTGTCTGGTATATTAGGTTTAGAGTGTTTGACAAAACCTCAGCTATTATTATGA
- a CDS encoding LD-carboxypeptidase: protein MIKPKVLRPGSRIAAISLSWGGPGTVPYRYEIGKRQCEEEFGVTVIETEHALRDAVYLSKNPKARADDLMAAFTDETIDGIISTIGGEDSIRTLPYLDLDLIRKNPKVFMGFSDTTMSHAVCFKTGLVSFYGPSFMAGFAENGGMFPYMVDSVRRTLFSTEPIGVLEPNRTGWTVEYLPWENPENQSIRRKLNPCPGWKFHQEEGVVEGQLFGGCVEVLDWLRGTDFFPAATDLQSAVLFLETSEDAPPPSFLTEFVRCLAAMGVLEGLGGILLGRPGGGVDPDTFHAYDDALCEAVRGEYGLNDMPIVTNMDFGHTDPMFVIPMGMKVCIDSTKQEIAIDEAAVAKR, encoded by the coding sequence ATGATAAAACCCAAGGTCCTACGTCCCGGTAGCCGTATCGCAGCGATTTCGCTCTCTTGGGGAGGTCCCGGCACTGTGCCGTATCGCTACGAGATAGGGAAACGTCAATGCGAAGAGGAATTCGGCGTGACGGTTATCGAAACGGAACACGCCTTGCGCGATGCAGTCTATCTTTCCAAAAATCCGAAAGCACGTGCCGACGATTTGATGGCGGCTTTTACCGATGAGACGATCGATGGCATTATCTCAACGATCGGTGGTGAAGATTCTATTCGTACACTCCCATACCTCGATTTGGATCTAATTCGGAAGAACCCTAAGGTTTTTATGGGCTTTTCGGATACGACGATGTCGCATGCCGTCTGTTTTAAAACGGGCCTCGTGTCGTTCTACGGTCCCTCGTTTATGGCAGGGTTTGCCGAAAACGGTGGAATGTTTCCGTACATGGTGGATTCTGTCCGGCGGACCCTCTTTTCTACCGAACCGATCGGCGTTCTTGAACCGAACCGCACAGGCTGGACAGTCGAATACCTGCCGTGGGAGAATCCGGAAAATCAATCCATTCGTCGGAAACTGAATCCGTGTCCTGGCTGGAAGTTCCATCAGGAGGAGGGTGTCGTTGAAGGGCAACTTTTTGGGGGCTGTGTTGAGGTTTTGGACTGGCTCCGCGGCACTGACTTTTTCCCTGCTGCTACGGATCTTCAAAGTGCGGTTCTGTTCTTGGAGACTTCTGAAGACGCACCGCCTCCGTCGTTCCTAACGGAGTTTGTGAGATGCCTCGCGGCGATGGGTGTTCTTGAAGGACTTGGTGGGATTCTGCTCGGACGCCCCGGTGGCGGTGTTGATCCTGACACTTTCCACGCGTACGATGATGCACTCTGTGAAGCCGTGCGTGGGGAATACGGGTTAAACGATATGCCGATTGTCACCAACATGGACTTCGGACACACCGATCCGATGTTCGTTATCCCCATGGGCATGAAGGTGTGTATCGACTCCACGAAGCAGGAGATCGCCATTGACGAGGCAGCAGTTGCTAAAAGATGA
- a CDS encoding ATP-binding protein: MSEKTRNPEELFIQLLEKADNLLTHLGGFSVQASNVVLDDYIAFRWRAQNGSAHLIPVKHPNLVELSDLIGIERQSAELDRNTRQFLQGLPANHVLLWGDRGTGKSSLVKGMLARYADDGLRLIGVSKEGLVHLQEIAEVLWERPERYILFCDDLAFSEDEPEYRELKAMLEGGISACPDNVLIYATSNRRHLMPRQVQENRYPQNDEDELYPREATEEKVSLSDRFGLRLAFQRISQDTYLQIVSHYAQKHGLSVPTEALHRAALEWEASSSGRSGRVAYQFVADLVGRLAVSN, encoded by the coding sequence ATGTCTGAAAAAACGCGGAATCCGGAAGAACTTTTTATACAACTGCTGGAAAAGGCAGATAACTTATTGACCCACCTCGGAGGCTTCTCGGTTCAAGCGTCGAATGTGGTGCTTGATGATTACATCGCTTTTCGGTGGCGCGCACAGAATGGATCGGCGCATTTAATTCCCGTTAAACATCCGAATCTCGTGGAACTATCGGATTTGATCGGAATAGAGCGGCAATCTGCCGAATTGGACAGGAACACACGTCAGTTTCTACAAGGTCTGCCTGCGAATCACGTGCTGTTGTGGGGGGACCGCGGCACCGGTAAATCTTCACTCGTCAAGGGGATGCTGGCACGCTACGCTGACGATGGACTCCGGTTAATCGGTGTCAGTAAAGAGGGACTTGTCCATCTCCAAGAGATAGCTGAGGTGTTGTGGGAGCGCCCCGAACGGTACATCCTTTTCTGTGATGATCTCGCCTTCAGCGAAGATGAACCTGAATATCGAGAGTTGAAAGCGATGTTAGAGGGCGGGATCTCCGCGTGTCCGGACAACGTCCTTATCTACGCCACTTCAAATCGCCGGCACTTGATGCCGCGACAGGTACAAGAAAATCGATACCCACAGAATGACGAAGATGAGTTGTATCCGCGTGAGGCGACAGAGGAAAAGGTCTCGTTGAGCGACCGTTTTGGATTGCGTCTCGCTTTCCAACGGATTTCACAGGATACCTATTTGCAGATTGTCTCGCATTACGCGCAGAAACACGGACTCTCCGTTCCGACCGAAGCGTTGCACCGAGCTGCGTTGGAATGGGAGGCTTCTTCAAGCGGACGTTCAGGGCGGGTCGCCTATCAATTTGTGGCGGATCTCGTCGGACGGTTGGCAGTCAGTAATTAG
- a CDS encoding alpha-keto acid decarboxylase family protein yields the protein MQNQQLTIGEYLLRKLQSYGIDHIFGIPGDYVVQFFDMIEKSPIQHIGTTREETAGFAADAYARTTGMGAACVTYGVGGLSMINAVTAAYAEKSPLIVISGSPGIKERREEGLLHHTGKDFYTQQRIYDEITVASALLDEPFTAFNEIDRVLDAVYWHKRPGYIELPRDMVGMQGSLYQSPSTGDRQSDPETLEAALANAIAFINQSENPVILAGVELHRFGYQNKLLQLAEEKQFPVVTTLLGKSVMPEAHPLYLGIYGGAMSREEIAVLVESSDCLITLGAFMTDVNLGIYTANLDRSRRIYATSDKISVGYSTYENVTFEDFIDGLYSPKLCERGDIDLEWVMEVPEPFKMMLDQPLTMQRLFQHLNLLLCEDMIVIPDIGDSLWAALDLRLPARTDFIAPAYYTSMGFAVPAAIGAQLGKPTVRPLVIVGDGAFQMTGTELSTTIRYRLNPIVLILNNQGYGTIRPFIEGPFNDIENWNYTHVPELFGTGRAFAARTEGEFDTAMKAALAETQHFVLIEAELDQSDMSPALTQLAARVSEKI from the coding sequence ATGCAAAATCAACAACTAACCATCGGTGAGTACCTTCTGAGAAAATTGCAAAGTTACGGTATTGATCACATTTTTGGTATTCCCGGTGATTATGTAGTGCAGTTTTTCGATATGATCGAGAAAAGCCCTATTCAACACATCGGCACGACGCGCGAAGAAACCGCGGGATTTGCCGCAGATGCCTATGCCCGGACAACAGGCATGGGAGCTGCATGTGTGACGTATGGGGTGGGTGGGTTATCAATGATCAACGCTGTTACTGCCGCCTACGCTGAAAAGTCACCACTCATTGTGATTAGCGGAAGCCCAGGGATAAAAGAGCGTCGTGAAGAAGGACTTTTGCACCATACAGGTAAAGATTTCTACACACAACAACGTATTTATGACGAGATAACCGTTGCATCCGCACTTCTTGATGAACCCTTTACCGCCTTTAACGAGATAGATAGAGTACTCGACGCTGTGTATTGGCACAAGCGTCCCGGCTACATTGAATTGCCACGGGATATGGTAGGTATGCAGGGGTCACTCTATCAATCTCCTTCAACAGGCGACCGCCAGAGTGACCCGGAGACCTTAGAGGCTGCTTTAGCAAATGCAATTGCGTTCATAAATCAGAGCGAAAATCCTGTCATTTTGGCAGGTGTGGAACTCCACAGATTCGGCTACCAAAACAAATTACTCCAACTTGCCGAAGAAAAACAGTTCCCCGTGGTGACAACGCTGCTGGGCAAATCGGTAATGCCAGAGGCGCATCCGCTCTACTTGGGTATTTACGGCGGCGCGATGAGCAGGGAAGAAATCGCAGTACTTGTTGAATCTTCCGATTGTCTTATCACCCTCGGTGCCTTTATGACCGATGTCAACCTCGGCATCTACACGGCAAACTTGGATCGCAGTCGCCGGATATACGCAACCTCGGATAAAATCTCGGTTGGCTACTCTACCTATGAAAATGTCACCTTTGAAGATTTTATTGATGGATTGTATTCCCCGAAACTCTGTGAACGGGGGGACATAGATTTGGAGTGGGTCATGGAAGTGCCAGAACCTTTCAAGATGATGCTCGACCAGCCGCTTACAATGCAACGCCTGTTCCAACACCTCAATCTACTGCTGTGTGAAGACATGATAGTTATCCCTGACATCGGTGACAGCCTCTGGGCGGCTTTAGACTTACGGCTTCCGGCACGTACCGATTTTATTGCGCCTGCCTATTACACCTCAATGGGGTTTGCAGTTCCCGCCGCAATCGGTGCCCAACTCGGCAAACCTACAGTCCGACCACTTGTCATCGTAGGAGATGGTGCATTTCAAATGACCGGCACCGAACTCTCAACGACTATTCGCTACCGGCTCAATCCGATTGTTCTGATTTTAAACAACCAGGGGTACGGCACCATCCGTCCCTTTATTGAAGGTCCCTTTAACGATATAGAAAATTGGAACTACACCCATGTACCGGAACTTTTCGGCACAGGACGCGCATTTGCTGCCCGTACGGAAGGCGAATTTGATACTGCCATGAAAGCGGCACTTGCTGAGACACAACATTTTGTCTTGATTGAGGCGGAACTTGACCAATCGGACATGTCACCCGCACTGACGCAGTTGGCAGCCCGAGTGTCTGAAAAAATTTGA
- a CDS encoding Ldh family oxidoreductase: MPNFTQNQLQKITTDIFEAGGVPSDEAEIIGELLVASNLAGHDSHGVLRIPQYIGLIESGLIQPGAPMEIERESASHALINGNWGFGHVVAQKAMSIAIEKAKSSTISAISVYNCNHIGRIGSYPLMAAETGMVGITMVNAGGTALYVAPFGGRDGRLATNPIAIATPTRNGSPILLDITSSVVAQGKIRVAVNRGESVPLGWLMNNEGEPTQDPQDLMESPPGALLPLGGIVGHKGYALGLMIDILGGALSGAGCSGSGNTRLQNGILMIALDVANFTSLDDFYEHVDGLIAHVKASPTAPGFDEILAPGEIEARQTERRLREGIPIDDETWRQIQETAAEVGISELEF; this comes from the coding sequence ATGCCAAATTTTACGCAGAACCAGTTACAGAAAATCACAACCGACATCTTTGAAGCCGGCGGTGTCCCCAGCGATGAAGCAGAGATTATCGGGGAACTGCTCGTCGCTTCAAACCTCGCAGGGCATGATTCCCACGGCGTTCTCCGCATCCCGCAGTATATTGGACTCATCGAATCCGGACTGATTCAGCCGGGAGCACCGATGGAAATCGAACGTGAATCGGCGTCGCATGCACTCATCAACGGCAATTGGGGCTTTGGGCACGTTGTCGCGCAGAAGGCGATGTCAATCGCGATTGAGAAAGCGAAGTCAAGCACTATCAGCGCAATCAGCGTCTACAACTGTAATCACATCGGACGCATCGGGAGTTATCCACTGATGGCGGCTGAAACCGGTATGGTGGGCATCACGATGGTGAATGCGGGGGGAACCGCGCTGTATGTTGCCCCCTTCGGTGGACGCGATGGACGGCTCGCAACGAACCCTATCGCGATTGCGACACCGACACGCAATGGATCCCCTATTCTGCTCGACATCACAAGTAGCGTCGTTGCACAGGGTAAGATTCGCGTGGCAGTTAACCGGGGTGAGTCTGTCCCCCTCGGCTGGCTTATGAACAACGAAGGCGAACCGACCCAGGACCCACAGGACTTGATGGAATCTCCACCGGGTGCGTTATTGCCGCTCGGTGGGATTGTTGGGCATAAAGGATACGCCCTCGGTCTGATGATTGACATTTTAGGGGGTGCGTTGTCTGGCGCCGGCTGTAGCGGATCAGGGAACACCCGTCTCCAGAACGGGATTCTGATGATTGCCTTGGATGTCGCCAATTTTACGTCGCTTGATGACTTTTATGAGCATGTTGACGGGCTCATCGCCCATGTGAAAGCCTCACCGACAGCACCGGGATTCGATGAGATCCTGGCTCCGGGAGAAATCGAGGCGCGCCAAACAGAACGCCGTTTACGTGAAGGCATTCCTATTGATGACGAGACTTGGCGGCAGATTCAAGAGACAGCAGCGGAGGTCGGGATATCCGAGCTTGAATTTTGA
- a CDS encoding LamG domain-containing protein, translating into MNPQSLPMRSFDCSQMPRFAVGSVKTVVPVWSRITIGEVSARNFMKSIPKFLTKIPKSEKLIFRSQMCYYVTNLKETLPTSTINQLKGAIPMKVFTLTLAVTLLLMSTTLGVAGEDPDLVAYYPFEGNAEDASGNGNDGEIDGGSNWVKGKFGDAIELDAAAFVQLQVSDSLHGDIFKADPFTISAWIKPNFEGTEWEHIWRSLPTASGHNTFFLNKVQGLLSWRGQVAGWTVLCQSEGGIVEKDKWMHVIVQGDGDKFRIYANGEMVAETDFQETRGNNVTYRLGGSGGETFAGVMDDYAVFTRALDEDEISLIQEGVETFLPVEPKGKLATQWADLKR; encoded by the coding sequence ATGAACCCACAGTCTTTGCCGATGCGGTCATTCGATTGCTCACAGATGCCTCGCTTCGCCGTAGGGTCGGTGAAAACGGTCGTGCCCGTGTGGAGCAGGATTACGATTGGCGAAGTATCGGCGAGAAACTTCATGAAGTCTATACCAAAATTCTTGACGAAGATCCCTAAATCCGAAAAGTTGATTTTTCGTTCTCAGATGTGCTATTATGTAACCAACTTAAAAGAAACCCTTCCAACCTCAACAATAAACCAGTTAAAAGGAGCAATACCAATGAAAGTCTTTACGTTAACTTTGGCAGTCACCCTTCTACTGATGAGCACCACTTTAGGGGTCGCGGGTGAGGATCCAGATTTGGTGGCATACTATCCGTTTGAGGGTAATGCAGAGGATGCCTCAGGAAACGGAAACGATGGCGAGATTGACGGTGGATCTAATTGGGTTAAAGGCAAATTTGGAGACGCTATCGAGTTAGATGCGGCGGCTTTTGTCCAGTTGCAAGTTTCCGATTCCCTTCACGGAGACATTTTTAAAGCCGATCCGTTCACAATTTCCGCATGGATTAAACCGAATTTTGAGGGAACCGAGTGGGAACATATCTGGCGGAGTCTCCCGACTGCTTCCGGCCACAATACCTTCTTCCTGAACAAAGTTCAAGGTCTCCTCTCTTGGCGCGGACAGGTTGCTGGATGGACAGTGCTGTGTCAGAGCGAAGGAGGCATCGTCGAAAAGGATAAGTGGATGCATGTTATTGTCCAAGGCGATGGCGATAAATTCAGGATTTATGCGAACGGTGAGATGGTCGCCGAAACGGATTTCCAAGAAACTCGCGGTAATAACGTAACCTACCGTCTTGGCGGTTCAGGTGGCGAGACGTTCGCTGGTGTAATGGACGATTACGCAGTCTTTACCCGTGCATTAGACGAGGACGAGATTAGCCTGATACAAGAGGGTGTTGAAACGTTCCTGCCAGTCGAACCGAAAGGTAAGCTGGCAACGCAGTGGGCAGATCTCAAACGCTAA
- a CDS encoding phytanoyl-CoA dioxygenase family protein, whose translation MSDLQLKQYLFDVQGYLVVENVLSPEEVAALNQCVDEQQLPTPGKVQRFGSAPEGPGFLQWGKPFCDLLDHPKIMRILQFRLGDCFRLDRIYGMYMREGMPRGRLHADYGATSPTARAQPGEYYSFRDNEIHNGFVVVTWNLTDAGPEHGGFCCVPGSHKSNFKLPRQIDDAPEDAPCVIIPKVPAGSAILFTEALTHGTAAWNGKHQRRSLLYKYCVSHIAWKSERMTPPEGIELTERQKILFREPGDPYRHFPSLFDAA comes from the coding sequence ATGAGTGATTTACAGTTAAAACAGTACCTTTTTGACGTGCAAGGTTACCTCGTCGTTGAGAATGTCTTGAGTCCAGAAGAGGTTGCGGCACTCAATCAATGTGTTGACGAGCAACAACTTCCCACGCCGGGAAAGGTCCAACGGTTCGGGAGTGCCCCAGAGGGTCCAGGTTTTCTGCAGTGGGGGAAACCGTTTTGCGATTTACTCGATCACCCGAAGATTATGCGGATACTTCAATTCCGTCTCGGTGATTGCTTTCGACTCGACCGAATTTACGGAATGTACATGCGGGAAGGCATGCCACGCGGACGGCTGCACGCAGATTATGGTGCGACCTCTCCAACAGCAAGAGCACAGCCAGGAGAATACTACTCCTTCCGAGATAACGAAATCCATAACGGGTTCGTTGTCGTGACGTGGAACCTCACCGATGCCGGACCAGAGCATGGTGGATTTTGCTGTGTTCCGGGCAGCCATAAAAGCAATTTTAAACTGCCACGACAGATAGATGATGCCCCCGAAGATGCACCCTGTGTCATCATCCCAAAGGTACCAGCAGGTTCAGCGATCCTGTTTACTGAAGCACTGACACACGGCACAGCGGCATGGAACGGCAAGCATCAACGCCGATCTCTGTTGTACAAGTATTGCGTTTCACACATTGCGTGGAAATCCGAGCGCATGACCCCACCGGAAGGTATAGAACTCACAGAACGTCAGAAGATTCTCTTCCGTGAACCTGGCGACCCATACCGCCACTTCCCATCGCTGTTTGACGCAGCATAG
- a CDS encoding aminotransferase class I/II-fold pyridoxal phosphate-dependent enzyme, translated as MQDLNPLATELNEQIRVVSPTVSALFSELGKRIYLPKGILSQTAEANTKAHRFNATRAIASEDGDMMHLAISRELVPTLPLEGIYGYAPVLGQPELRAAWKTHLLKENPSLAEVTLSLPIVTSGMTHGFSLLAELFVDSGDTLILPDKIWGNYRLIFQTKAGADLQTYPFFNAASGFNTHGFRETLTSVTDEKLLVLLNFPHNPTGYAINPAEAQRIADAIVARADAGSRILVMIDDAYAGLWYDASVMQESLFGLLVGCHPNVLPVKIDGATKEEYAWGLRVAFISFGLGEEAMQPLEQKFSGLIRANTSGASQVSQTLILEAMKAPGYAEQKQRNYEILKARALEVKAVASDPKYAKLWEVYPSHAGYFICLNLKAGNAEAVRHRLLEEHGIGTISLGETELRVAYSCLEESDIETVFRTIAEVVAAL; from the coding sequence ATGCAAGACTTAAATCCTTTAGCAACTGAACTAAACGAACAGATTCGTGTCGTCTCGCCAACAGTTTCCGCGCTGTTCTCCGAGCTGGGAAAGCGTATCTACCTACCGAAAGGGATCCTAAGCCAAACAGCGGAAGCCAATACAAAAGCACACCGTTTCAATGCCACCCGCGCCATCGCTTCCGAAGATGGAGACATGATGCATCTCGCAATCTCAAGAGAACTCGTGCCAACACTCCCATTGGAAGGCATCTACGGATATGCTCCCGTGCTCGGTCAACCCGAATTACGGGCGGCGTGGAAAACACATCTGTTGAAAGAAAATCCCTCACTCGCAGAAGTAACGCTAAGTCTACCGATTGTGACGAGTGGAATGACGCACGGGTTTAGTCTACTCGCCGAACTTTTCGTAGACAGCGGGGACACACTCATCTTGCCGGACAAGATTTGGGGGAACTATCGGCTTATCTTCCAAACCAAAGCCGGGGCAGATCTTCAAACCTACCCGTTCTTCAACGCTGCAAGCGGTTTTAACACACACGGCTTTCGTGAGACCCTCACCAGTGTCACTGACGAGAAATTGCTGGTTCTCCTGAATTTTCCGCACAACCCCACCGGTTACGCGATTAACCCCGCGGAAGCGCAACGTATTGCGGACGCAATTGTGGCACGTGCCGACGCTGGCAGCCGTATCCTCGTTATGATTGACGATGCCTACGCAGGGTTGTGGTACGACGCATCCGTCATGCAGGAATCGCTGTTTGGATTGTTGGTGGGATGTCATCCGAATGTCCTGCCCGTGAAGATAGACGGTGCAACGAAAGAAGAATATGCGTGGGGGCTACGCGTGGCATTTATCAGTTTCGGACTCGGAGAGGAAGCGATGCAACCGCTTGAACAGAAATTCAGTGGACTGATTCGCGCAAATACCTCCGGTGCATCACAAGTCTCTCAAACGCTTATCCTCGAAGCGATGAAAGCACCCGGTTATGCCGAGCAAAAACAACGAAACTATGAAATACTCAAGGCACGGGCATTGGAGGTGAAAGCGGTCGCCTCTGATCCGAAGTATGCGAAACTGTGGGAGGTCTATCCGAGTCATGCGGGTTATTTCATATGTCTGAACCTCAAAGCCGGGAACGCTGAGGCGGTTCGGCATCGACTTCTTGAGGAACACGGCATCGGCACGATTTCACTCGGTGAAACCGAGTTGCGGGTGGCTTATTCGTGCCTTGAGGAATCGGATATTGAAACGGTCTTCAGGACGATCGCGGAGGTCGTTGCGGCGCTGTAG
- a CDS encoding glycosyltransferase, translating into MKILFLSPTVPFPLTDGGRIRVFNLLKQIATKNSVTLLALETQPSDAEGVAQLQQLGIQVHLVPNAQSLPPVSLGTLLKAFLRRQPITVARYDLRAYRRKFKELIATGTFDLVHYEMFHTAQFHTEARLPSVLSQQNVDSEIWRRLCDETATPFYKLAYWTQQRAFQRYERVLSPQFDAVTCTSDIDAAVFQRHCTEDVIEIIPNGVDVTHYLPDFSSEVPAHLIYIGSMDWYPNEDAVSFFADAVLPRIQERVPDVRFSIVGGNPSARVQKLAERKGVVVTGRVPEIKPYFAEATVFVVPLRIGSGTRLKILEALAMGKAIVSTSVGAEGLDLKDGAEIFIADEPTVFADAVIRLLTDASLRRRVGENGRARVEQDYDWRSIGEKLHEVYTKILDEDP; encoded by the coding sequence ATGAAGATACTTTTCTTATCTCCTACCGTGCCGTTTCCACTCACCGATGGCGGACGCATTCGGGTATTCAACCTCCTCAAACAGATTGCCACGAAAAATAGTGTGACCCTGCTCGCCTTGGAGACGCAACCGTCAGACGCCGAAGGCGTTGCACAACTCCAGCAGTTAGGCATTCAGGTCCATCTCGTCCCAAACGCGCAGTCACTTCCACCCGTATCGCTTGGCACGCTCCTTAAAGCGTTTCTCAGACGACAACCCATCACCGTTGCCCGCTACGATCTCCGTGCCTATCGCCGGAAATTTAAAGAATTGATCGCAACTGGAACCTTTGATCTCGTCCATTACGAGATGTTTCACACGGCACAGTTCCATACAGAAGCACGCCTACCGAGTGTGCTCTCACAACAGAACGTCGATTCTGAGATTTGGCGGCGACTCTGCGATGAAACCGCCACTCCGTTTTATAAGTTGGCGTACTGGACGCAGCAACGCGCATTTCAACGGTATGAACGAGTGCTAAGCCCGCAATTCGACGCCGTGACGTGTACCTCCGACATCGACGCCGCTGTATTCCAACGACACTGCACGGAAGATGTTATCGAGATAATCCCGAACGGTGTTGATGTTACGCATTACCTGCCAGATTTTTCCTCTGAGGTCCCCGCACACCTCATCTATATCGGGAGTATGGATTGGTATCCGAATGAAGACGCTGTGAGCTTCTTTGCGGATGCGGTCTTGCCACGGATTCAGGAACGTGTCCCCGACGTTAGATTTTCGATTGTCGGCGGAAATCCATCGGCACGTGTCCAAAAACTGGCGGAGAGAAAAGGGGTTGTTGTCACGGGACGTGTACCCGAGATTAAGCCTTACTTCGCCGAGGCGACGGTTTTTGTTGTGCCGCTGCGCATCGGGAGCGGGACGCGTTTGAAAATCCTTGAGGCGTTAGCGATGGGCAAGGCGATTGTCTCTACTTCGGTCGGTGCGGAGGGATTGGATCTCAAAGACGGAGCGGAAATCTTCATCGCCGATGAACCCACAGTCTTTGCCGATGCGGTCATTCGATTGCTCACAGATGCCTCGCTTCGCCGTAGGGTCGGTGAAAACGGTCGTGCCCGTGTGGAGCAGGATTACGATTGGCGAAGTATCGGCGAGAAACTTCATGAAGTCTATACCAAAATTCTTGACGAAGATCCCTAA